One window of Gaiellales bacterium genomic DNA carries:
- a CDS encoding enoyl-CoA hydratase/isomerase family protein → MAAAPDEETVSVRREGAVAVVELRRERKLNALSTAMEERLDAAVASADVRESRCVVFAGGARAFSAGADVTEFRDADAASVAAYYAGTGGVYERIARLPQPTLAAVSGYCLGGGLELALAADIRIACPSADFGLPEAGLGIIPSSGGVLRLTRAVGPARAKELILRGRRFGADEAHAIGLVAEVADDARARALEIAAELAARPPLALRTAKATIDLAAESSREAAVLMEQLAYGMLAQTPEAQDAATAFTEKRESGSDPERRR, encoded by the coding sequence GTGGCCGCGGCGCCGGACGAGGAGACCGTCTCCGTCCGCCGCGAGGGCGCGGTCGCAGTCGTCGAGCTGCGCCGTGAGCGCAAGCTGAACGCGCTCTCGACCGCGATGGAGGAGCGGCTGGACGCCGCCGTCGCGAGCGCGGACGTGCGCGAGAGCCGCTGCGTGGTCTTCGCCGGCGGCGCGCGGGCGTTCTCGGCGGGCGCCGACGTCACCGAGTTCCGCGACGCGGACGCCGCCTCGGTCGCGGCCTACTACGCCGGCACCGGCGGCGTGTACGAGCGGATCGCGCGGCTGCCGCAGCCGACGCTCGCGGCCGTCTCGGGGTACTGCCTCGGCGGCGGACTCGAGCTCGCCCTCGCCGCCGACATCCGCATCGCCTGCCCCTCGGCCGACTTCGGCCTGCCCGAGGCGGGGCTCGGCATCATCCCGAGCTCCGGCGGCGTGCTGCGGCTGACCCGCGCGGTCGGCCCCGCCCGAGCGAAGGAGCTGATCCTGCGCGGGCGCCGGTTCGGCGCGGACGAGGCGCACGCGATCGGTCTCGTGGCCGAGGTGGCGGACGATGCGCGCGCCCGGGCGCTCGAGATCGCCGCCGAGCTGGCCGCGCGGCCGCCACTCGCCCTGCGGACCGCCAAGGCGACGATCGACCTGGCCGCGGAGTCGTCGCGCGAGGCGGCGGTCCTGATGGAGCAGCTGGCCTACGGCATGCTGGCCCAGACGCCGGAGGCACAGGACGCAGCAACCGCCTTCACCGAGAAGCGCGAATCGGGGTCAGACCCCGAACGGCGGCGGTGA
- a CDS encoding ABC transporter permease: MYPRWLWRGFALPGVVWLILLFIIPFYAVTAVAFGQVNPTLLTPEPVWNPLQWNVGWMNEAITRLRPGGDLWVVVVRTIEYVVVSVGMCIAIGYPVAYYIARHATRTKSLLLILLILPLWISYLMRMLAWVNLLAPDGYVNRFLVWSHVISTPYGWLDGRPITVVFALIYGYIPFFILPLYASLDRIDKSFLEAARDLGASPVRTFLHVTLPLSKTGILGGCVLVALPMFGDYYTPNIVSGAPTTSMLGNQIDLYFHYTSQPTIGAALTLILSVFLVVLMAYYMVTVARATKEQQA, translated from the coding sequence ATGTATCCCCGCTGGCTCTGGCGAGGGTTCGCGCTACCGGGCGTCGTCTGGCTGATCCTGCTCTTCATCATCCCGTTCTACGCGGTGACCGCGGTCGCCTTCGGGCAGGTCAACCCGACGCTGCTCACACCGGAGCCGGTCTGGAACCCGCTCCAATGGAACGTCGGATGGATGAACGAGGCCATCACCCGCCTGCGGCCGGGCGGCGACCTGTGGGTCGTGGTCGTGCGCACGATCGAATACGTGGTCGTCTCGGTCGGGATGTGCATCGCGATCGGCTATCCGGTGGCCTACTACATCGCCCGGCACGCGACGCGGACGAAGAGCCTGCTCCTGATCCTCCTGATCCTGCCGCTCTGGATCAGCTACCTGATGCGGATGCTGGCGTGGGTGAACCTGCTCGCCCCGGACGGCTACGTGAACCGGTTCCTGGTGTGGAGCCACGTCATCAGCACGCCGTACGGCTGGCTCGACGGGCGCCCGATCACCGTGGTCTTCGCGCTCATCTACGGCTACATCCCCTTCTTCATCCTGCCCCTGTACGCCTCGCTCGACCGGATCGACAAGAGCTTCCTCGAGGCGGCCCGTGACCTCGGCGCGAGCCCGGTCCGCACCTTCCTGCACGTGACCCTGCCGCTCTCGAAGACCGGCATCCTGGGCGGGTGCGTGCTGGTCGCCCTGCCGATGTTCGGCGACTACTACACCCCGAACATCGTCTCCGGCGCACCGACCACGTCGATGCTCGGAAACCAGATCGACCTCTACTTCCACTACACGTCGCAGCCGACGATCGGCGCGGCGCTGACGCTGATCCTGTCCGTGTTCCTCGTGGTGCTGATGGCCTACTACATGGTCACGGTCGCCCGGGCGACGAAGGAGCAGCAGGCATGA
- a CDS encoding extracellular solute-binding protein, whose product MTLHPKEPRGHTRRDLLARAGGAALGISSAGSILAACSNSTSTGGGPSSAGAAPTGPGGLPLARPDTRVTLPRWEDPIASGLKPETGGTFQVYNYPDYLYTKLLKEFCAKYDVTPVYTPFDNIASGIQRLASGSVHPDVMEMTPDNLDQVVAGRLIKPLNLDYIPNLQKNIWPQLVSPFYDVGSRYTVPYTCYATGLFWRNDHVKQDIASMKQPWDILWESQSYSGKVALLSEDRETIAMALLRRGITDINTEDPKLINRAVDDLKQLYGICNIKVGDSQYQTIPEGTAWLNQAWSGDPLAGYFYYMPKGTSPKVLSYWKAPKGHVPVQNDCWSICATTKKPVLSHLWLNYMSDNGVAYSNFVNFNGYQPPLNEIDPATLVKKGVIPETLNTCVLTNDDFGPASIQEMTLTDAGRALWQNGYSEFLAG is encoded by the coding sequence ATGACGCTGCATCCGAAGGAGCCGCGCGGCCACACGCGGCGTGATCTGCTGGCCCGCGCCGGGGGCGCGGCGCTCGGCATCTCGAGCGCCGGGTCGATCCTGGCGGCATGCTCGAACAGCACCTCGACGGGCGGCGGGCCGAGCAGTGCCGGCGCGGCGCCGACCGGCCCGGGCGGCCTGCCCCTGGCCCGGCCTGACACGCGCGTCACGCTGCCGCGCTGGGAGGACCCGATCGCGTCCGGGCTGAAGCCCGAGACCGGCGGCACGTTCCAGGTCTACAACTATCCGGACTACCTGTACACGAAGCTCCTCAAGGAGTTCTGCGCCAAGTACGACGTCACGCCGGTCTACACGCCCTTCGACAACATCGCGTCCGGCATCCAGCGGCTCGCCTCCGGCTCGGTGCATCCCGACGTCATGGAGATGACGCCCGACAACCTCGACCAGGTCGTTGCCGGCAGGCTCATCAAGCCGCTGAACCTCGACTACATCCCGAACCTGCAGAAGAACATCTGGCCGCAGCTGGTCTCCCCGTTCTACGACGTCGGCTCCCGCTACACGGTGCCCTACACCTGCTACGCGACGGGGCTGTTCTGGCGCAACGACCACGTCAAGCAGGACATCGCGTCGATGAAGCAGCCGTGGGACATCCTGTGGGAGTCACAGTCCTACAGCGGCAAGGTGGCCCTGCTCTCCGAGGACCGCGAGACCATCGCGATGGCGCTCCTGCGGCGCGGGATCACCGACATCAACACCGAGGATCCCAAGCTGATCAACCGCGCCGTCGACGACCTGAAGCAGCTCTACGGCATCTGCAACATCAAGGTCGGCGACTCGCAGTACCAGACGATCCCCGAGGGCACCGCCTGGCTGAACCAGGCCTGGTCGGGCGATCCGCTCGCCGGCTACTTCTACTACATGCCCAAGGGCACCTCGCCGAAGGTGCTCTCCTACTGGAAGGCGCCCAAGGGCCACGTCCCGGTCCAGAACGACTGCTGGTCGATCTGCGCCACGACGAAGAAGCCCGTGCTGTCGCACCTGTGGCTGAACTACATGTCCGACAACGGCGTCGCCTACTCGAACTTCGTGAACTTCAACGGCTACCAGCCGCCGCTGAACGAGATCGACCCGGCCACGCTCGTCAAGAAGGGGGTCATCCCCGAGACGCTCAACACGTGCGTGCTCACGAACGACGACTTCGGGCCGGCCTCCATCCAGGAGATGACCCTGACCGACGCCGGCCGGGCGCTCTGGCAGAACGGCTACTCCGAGTTCCTGGCGGGATAG
- a CDS encoding NAD(P)-dependent oxidoreductase produces the protein MRGRVLICDTEFPIATAREILPEAEAGSVADAGPGIAALLVSPESPVSAADIARAPDLRLIATASVGTDHIAMDAAQARGIDVVNVPDYCVEEVSDHALAMVVALRRGLIAGDRSVQAGAWDWTAVGAIGLLTGTRLGVIGFGRIGRRLAASAEALGMEVRHHDPFVAGGMELDDLLAWADAISLHSPLTEETRGMIDEHRLGLMRPGAILVNTARGAVVDREALKAATHVQAAFDNVWERPPGADLLGLPHLTMTPYVGWYSAGRELEPYLRAAQAVAEALSAR, from the coding sequence ATGCGCGGCCGGGTGCTGATCTGCGACACCGAGTTCCCGATCGCGACGGCGCGCGAGATCCTGCCGGAGGCCGAGGCGGGGAGCGTCGCGGACGCCGGGCCGGGCATCGCCGCGCTGCTCGTCTCGCCCGAGTCGCCGGTGAGCGCCGCCGACATCGCCCGGGCCCCGGACCTGCGCCTGATCGCCACGGCGAGCGTCGGCACCGACCACATCGCGATGGACGCCGCGCAGGCCCGCGGCATCGACGTGGTGAACGTGCCCGACTACTGCGTCGAGGAGGTCTCCGACCATGCGCTGGCGATGGTCGTTGCGCTGCGGCGCGGGCTGATCGCCGGCGACCGGTCGGTGCAGGCGGGAGCGTGGGACTGGACGGCGGTGGGCGCGATCGGCCTGCTGACAGGCACTCGTCTCGGGGTGATCGGCTTCGGGCGGATCGGCCGCCGCCTGGCGGCGAGCGCGGAGGCGCTCGGCATGGAGGTGCGCCACCACGATCCGTTCGTCGCCGGCGGCATGGAGCTCGACGACCTGCTGGCGTGGGCCGACGCGATCTCGCTGCACAGCCCGCTGACCGAGGAGACGCGCGGCATGATCGACGAGCACCGTCTCGGACTGATGCGGCCGGGCGCGATCCTCGTGAACACGGCCCGCGGCGCCGTCGTCGACCGCGAGGCGCTGAAGGCGGCGACCCACGTGCAGGCCGCGTTCGACAACGTCTGGGAGCGGCCGCCGGGGGCCGACCTGCTCGGCCTGCCCCACCTGACGATGACGCCCTACGTCGGCTGGTACTCGGCCGGCCGGGAGCTCGAGCCGTACCTGCGCGCGGCGCAGGCGGTCGCCGAGGCGCTCAGCGCCCGATGA
- a CDS encoding ABC transporter permease: protein MTTTTSAPPRTAAPAPRPSAGRRIRSWFANPWGRPRFLVLITWTYMIWAIVPVLIAVQYSFNDSRSRTIWAGFSTRWYISDPSSVINDPTLSSALQQSLKLAAADVIIATPIGVLLALGLARWRGRGSGTSNFIMLFPLVTPEIVMGVSLLLVFTNLFTFIHTGTFAQILGHVTFSISYVVVIVRGRLFSIGRQYEEAAADLGASPRVALVKVLLPLLTPAIVAGAAICFAISIDDFVISYWLSSGGNTTTVPMAIYAATRAAPLPSTNAIATILSLITLASVILGYVGYRVFTRGERQAGQGMVGDMAAFDI from the coding sequence ATGACCACGACGACGTCCGCGCCTCCACGCACCGCGGCCCCAGCCCCGCGGCCCTCGGCCGGGCGGCGCATCCGCTCCTGGTTCGCCAACCCGTGGGGCCGGCCGCGTTTCCTGGTGCTGATCACCTGGACGTACATGATCTGGGCGATCGTCCCGGTGCTGATCGCGGTGCAGTACTCGTTCAACGACAGCCGCTCGCGCACCATCTGGGCCGGCTTCTCGACCCGCTGGTACATCAGCGACCCGAGCTCCGTCATCAACGACCCGACCCTGTCGTCGGCGCTGCAGCAGAGCCTGAAGCTGGCCGCGGCCGATGTGATCATCGCGACGCCGATCGGCGTGCTGCTGGCGCTCGGCCTGGCCCGGTGGCGGGGGCGCGGCTCGGGGACGTCCAACTTCATCATGCTGTTCCCGCTCGTGACCCCGGAGATCGTGATGGGCGTGTCGCTCCTGCTCGTGTTCACGAACCTCTTCACGTTCATCCACACGGGCACCTTCGCCCAGATCCTCGGCCACGTCACCTTCTCGATCTCATACGTGGTGGTGATCGTCCGCGGGCGCCTGTTCTCGATCGGGAGACAGTACGAGGAGGCGGCCGCCGATCTCGGCGCGTCGCCGCGCGTGGCGCTCGTGAAGGTGCTGCTGCCGCTGCTGACGCCGGCGATCGTGGCGGGCGCGGCCATCTGCTTCGCGATCTCGATCGACGACTTCGTGATCTCGTACTGGCTCTCGAGCGGCGGCAACACGACGACCGTGCCGATGGCGATCTACGCGGCCACCCGCGCCGCGCCGCTGCCGTCGACGAACGCGATCGCCACGATCCTCTCCCTGATCACCCTCGCGTCGGTCATCCTCGGCTACGTCGGCTACCGCGTCTTCACGCGCGGCGAGCGCCAGGCAGGCCAGGGCATGGTCGGCGACATGGCGGCCTTCGACATCTGA
- a CDS encoding aromatic ring-hydroxylating dioxygenase subunit alpha: MSADVAPRTLPAWAYRSPELYQAERREIFARNWLLVGHVSQVRKPGDYVSMTVAGEPIAVVRGKDGELRAFSNVCRHRAARVLDGAGNCGKAMRCPYHGWTYGLDGSLLAIPEKTGFPGFDKDANGLWPLSVGVASGFVFASLSPEPPPLAEYLGPFQEWLAPYRPERLVKNAEATDILPINWKNSIDNYLEGYHIPVGHPGLLRMLDYKRYLVETTGSRVSIARSPMRDKTSQNLQERLYQRLMRPMPGLREPENREWNFIFAFPAMTFNLYPDQIDFWLNYPLDERRTLSVWQSFRPPETAGRRDRIVRRLNTRINSLVQHEDNDLTARVQEGLGSSLYRAGVIGARENGLLHFHDLIRDAIPATAIDDEDEGVRALAAGAPA; this comes from the coding sequence ATGAGCGCCGACGTCGCCCCTCGCACCCTGCCGGCGTGGGCGTATCGCAGCCCGGAGCTGTACCAGGCCGAGCGGCGCGAGATCTTCGCCCGCAACTGGCTCCTGGTCGGGCACGTCAGCCAGGTGCGCAAGCCCGGCGACTACGTCTCGATGACGGTCGCCGGCGAGCCGATCGCCGTCGTCCGCGGCAAGGACGGCGAGCTGCGGGCCTTCTCGAACGTCTGCCGCCACCGCGCCGCCCGCGTCCTCGACGGCGCCGGCAACTGCGGCAAGGCGATGCGCTGCCCCTACCACGGCTGGACCTACGGGCTCGACGGAAGCCTGCTGGCGATCCCCGAGAAGACCGGCTTCCCCGGCTTCGACAAGGACGCGAACGGCCTCTGGCCGCTCTCGGTCGGCGTCGCCTCCGGCTTCGTCTTCGCGAGCCTCTCGCCCGAGCCGCCGCCGCTCGCCGAGTACCTGGGCCCGTTCCAGGAGTGGCTCGCGCCCTACCGGCCGGAGCGGCTGGTGAAGAACGCGGAGGCGACCGACATCCTCCCGATCAACTGGAAGAACTCGATCGACAATTACCTCGAGGGCTACCACATCCCGGTCGGCCATCCCGGCCTCCTGCGAATGCTCGATTACAAGCGGTACCTGGTCGAGACGACCGGCTCGCGGGTGTCGATCGCGCGCAGCCCGATGCGCGACAAGACGTCGCAGAACCTCCAGGAGCGGCTCTACCAGCGGCTGATGCGGCCGATGCCGGGCCTGCGCGAGCCGGAGAACCGGGAGTGGAACTTCATCTTCGCGTTCCCCGCGATGACGTTCAACCTCTACCCCGACCAGATCGACTTCTGGCTCAACTACCCGCTGGACGAGCGCCGCACCCTGTCGGTGTGGCAGTCGTTCCGGCCGCCCGAGACGGCCGGCCGCCGCGACCGGATCGTCCGCCGCCTGAACACGAGGATCAACAGCCTCGTCCAGCACGAGGACAACGACCTGACCGCCCGCGTGCAGGAGGGGCTCGGCTCGAGCCTCTACCGCGCCGGGGTGATCGGGGCGCGCGAGAACGGCCTTCTGCACTTCCACGACCTGATCAGAGACGCCATCCCCGCGACGGCGATCGACGACGAAGACGAGGGCGTCCGTGCCCTCGCCGCCGGGGCGCCTGCGTGA
- a CDS encoding ABC transporter ATP-binding protein, giving the protein MAGEVSLVDLVKRFGDVAAVAGINVDMPSGEFFSMLGPSGCGKTTTLRMIAGFEQPTEGRILLDGTDMAYTPPHKRNVNTVFQNYALFPHLNVHDNVAFGLRRQKVGKQELRQRVSEALELVQLNGFEKRKPGQMSGGQQQRVALARALVLKPAVLLLDEPLGALDAKLRKALQIELKALQQQVGITFVYVTHDQEEALTMSDRIAVMADGRVEQIGPPQEVYEAPETVFVADFLGVSNMMDADAVGGANICRLMVGDFELDALKGKTDARGPSKVTIRPERVHLEDQDTSGPNRIPGMVERLVYLGNSVQVITRLAIGTTIQVLVQNAGEEIPWKQGTPIQAYLPPEALRVLTDTGAALAKLDEEAVEPV; this is encoded by the coding sequence ATGGCAGGCGAAGTCTCCCTGGTCGACTTGGTCAAGCGCTTCGGCGACGTCGCCGCGGTGGCCGGGATCAACGTCGACATGCCGAGCGGCGAGTTCTTCTCGATGCTGGGCCCGTCGGGGTGTGGGAAGACGACGACGCTGCGGATGATCGCGGGGTTCGAGCAGCCGACCGAGGGCAGGATCCTTCTGGACGGCACCGATATGGCCTACACGCCGCCGCACAAGCGGAACGTCAACACCGTCTTCCAGAACTACGCCCTGTTCCCGCATCTGAACGTGCACGACAACGTCGCGTTCGGCCTGCGCCGGCAGAAGGTGGGAAAGCAGGAGCTTCGCCAGCGTGTCTCCGAGGCGCTCGAGCTGGTGCAGCTGAACGGGTTCGAGAAGCGAAAGCCGGGGCAGATGTCGGGCGGCCAGCAGCAGCGCGTCGCGCTGGCGCGCGCGCTCGTCCTGAAGCCGGCGGTGCTGCTTTTGGACGAGCCGCTGGGGGCGCTCGACGCGAAGCTGCGAAAGGCGCTCCAGATCGAGCTCAAGGCGTTGCAGCAGCAGGTCGGGATCACCTTCGTCTACGTCACCCACGACCAGGAAGAGGCGCTCACGATGAGCGACCGCATCGCGGTCATGGCCGACGGCCGGGTGGAGCAGATCGGCCCGCCCCAGGAGGTGTACGAGGCGCCCGAGACGGTGTTCGTGGCCGACTTCCTGGGCGTGTCCAACATGATGGACGCAGACGCCGTCGGCGGCGCCAACATCTGCCGTCTGATGGTCGGCGACTTCGAGCTCGACGCGCTCAAGGGAAAGACCGACGCCCGCGGCCCAAGCAAGGTCACCATCCGCCCCGAGCGCGTCCACCTGGAAGACCAGGACACGAGCGGCCCCAACCGCATCCCCGGCATGGTCGAACGGCTCGTCTACCTCGGCAACAGTGTCCAGGTCATCACCCGCCTCGCCATCGGCACCACGATCCAGGTGCTCGTCCAGAACGCCGGCGAAGAGATCCCCTGGAAGCAGGGCACCCCCATCCAGGCCTACCTGCCACCCGAAGCGCTGCGCGTGCTCACCGACACCGGCGCCGCGCTCGCCAAGCTCGACGAAGAAGCGGTCGAGCCGGTCTAG
- a CDS encoding TetR family transcriptional regulator C-terminal domain-containing protein, which produces MTEPTANRKHLILDAACRAIATNGAAAVRVSDVAREAGVSTALVHYYFPSRAEVIVEAFAHADDLADAVAEEHLAQLANGRERVERLILTWAGDDPAIRTNWAVWNEMWQYAAHNDEARVMVAESHQLWLDQVAQLIAEGVADGSIRSDVDVDGAARRLAACVDDWGRETLIGMRTPAGMRTALAAATTHELGPVHRARGRAA; this is translated from the coding sequence ATGACCGAGCCCACCGCGAATCGCAAGCACCTGATCCTGGACGCCGCCTGCAGGGCGATCGCGACCAATGGCGCCGCCGCCGTGCGCGTGTCCGACGTCGCCCGCGAGGCCGGCGTCTCGACGGCGCTCGTGCACTACTACTTCCCCTCCCGCGCCGAGGTGATCGTCGAGGCGTTCGCGCACGCCGACGACCTCGCCGACGCTGTCGCGGAGGAGCATCTCGCGCAGCTCGCGAACGGGCGCGAGCGGGTGGAGCGACTGATCCTGACGTGGGCCGGCGACGACCCCGCCATCCGCACGAACTGGGCCGTCTGGAACGAGATGTGGCAGTACGCGGCCCACAACGACGAGGCCCGCGTCATGGTCGCCGAGTCGCATCAGCTGTGGCTCGACCAGGTCGCCCAGCTGATCGCGGAGGGAGTCGCCGACGGCTCGATCCGGTCAGACGTGGACGTCGACGGCGCCGCCCGGCGGCTGGCCGCCTGCGTCGACGACTGGGGCCGCGAGACGCTGATCGGGATGCGCACGCCGGCGGGGATGCGGACAGCGCTCGCCGCCGCGACGACGCACGAGCTCGGGCCCGTGCACCGCGCCCGGGGGAGGGCGGCATGA